CTCGAACGGCACCGGACCGAGCTGACCGGCTACTGCTACCGGATGCTCGGGTGCGGGTTCGAGGCCGAGGACGCGGTGCAGGAGACGCTGGCCAAGGCGTGGGCGGCGCGTGAGCGTTACGACCCGGGCCGGGCGCCGCTGCGCGCCTGGCTGTTCGGCATCGCCGCCAACGTCTGCCTCGACATGCTGCGCGGCACCCGGCGCCGGGCGCGGGCCATGGACCTCGCGCCGAACTCCGCGCCCGGCGGCGACCTCGGCGAGCCGCTGCCCGCCCACAGGTGGGTGCAGCCGGTGCCCGACGGCCTGGTGCTCGACGGTCAGCTGCTCGGCGCCGACCCGGCCGAGGTCGCCGTGGCCAGGGAGTCGGTGCGGCTGGCGTTCGTGGCCGCGCTGCAGCACCTCCCGCCCCGCCAGCGGTCCGTCCTCATCCTGCGTGACGTGCTGCGCTGGAGCGCGGCCGAGGTGGCGGCACTGCTCGGCGGCAGCGTGGCCGCGGTCAACAGCGCGCTCCAGCGGGCCAGGGCGGCGCTGCCCGCCCCCGCCGAGCCGCACACGGGGCCGTCCGGGGAGGTGGGCGAGGAGGTGGACCGGGAACTGCTGGCCCGCTACGTGGCAGCCTTCGAGCGCTACGACGTCGAGGCCCTCGTCTCGCTGCTCCACGAGGACGCCACGATGACGATGCCGCCGTACACGTGGTGGCTGCGCGGCCGTGCCGACATCCACGCGGCCCTGCTCGGCTCCGACGCCCCCTGCGCCGGCTCCCGGCTGCTGCCCGCCGGCCGGGCGAACGGCGCCGCCGCCTTCGGCCAGTACCTGGGTGGGGAGCCCTTCGCGCTGGTGGTCGTCGAGACGCGGCGGGGGCGCGTCAGCGCGGTGACCACCCATCTCGGCGACCGGCTGTTCCCGATGTTCGGGCTGCCGATGAGTTTCGGCTCCCCGGTCCGTACTGATGGGTGAGAAGGAAGGAAACGACAATGCCTGACATCGTGGAACACCCTGACCGTCCGTACGTGGGGGTGCGCAAGACCATCACCATGACGACCTTCGGCGTGGTCGCCGACCGCATCGCGGAGCTGATCGGCTGGCTCGCCGAGCGCGGCGTCGGCCTCGCCGGGGCGCCGTTCCTGAGGTACCACTCCATCGACATGGAGGCCGACGGGCTGGACGTGGAGGCGGGCGTGCCCGTCGCCGCGCCCGTCGAGGGCGAGGGCGACATCCGGGCCGGCGTGCTGCCCGCCGGCCGCTACGCCACCGTCACCCACCACGGCCACCCCGACCAGCTGGCCGGCGTCATGGACGAGCTGCTGAAGTGGGCGTCCGGGCAGGGCCTGAAGTGGGACATGACCGAGTCCGGTACGACGGAGCACTGGGGCTGCCGCCTGGAGCTCTACCAGACCGACCCGCGCGTCCAGCCGGACCCGGCCGAGTGGGACACGGTCGTGGAGTTCCGCCTGGCCTGACACGGCGTCGGGAGGTAGGGGGGGCGCCCGGCATTCTCGGGCGGCGCACGGTGAACCCGTTCGTCAAGCGTGCGGCCGGGGCCGAGCCGGTCGTGGCCGGCTCGGCCCTGTCGGGGTCGGTCCTGTCCCCGCGTTCAGGATGGGCGCTCGCGAGGCGCCGGGGCGGG
The Nonomuraea muscovyensis genome window above contains:
- a CDS encoding RNA polymerase subunit sigma-70; protein product: MDAAELERHRTELTGYCYRMLGCGFEAEDAVQETLAKAWAARERYDPGRAPLRAWLFGIAANVCLDMLRGTRRRARAMDLAPNSAPGGDLGEPLPAHRWVQPVPDGLVLDGQLLGADPAEVAVARESVRLAFVAALQHLPPRQRSVLILRDVLRWSAAEVAALLGGSVAAVNSALQRARAALPAPAEPHTGPSGEVGEEVDRELLARYVAAFERYDVEALVSLLHEDATMTMPPYTWWLRGRADIHAALLGSDAPCAGSRLLPAGRANGAAAFGQYLGGEPFALVVVETRRGRVSAVTTHLGDRLFPMFGLPMSFGSPVRTDG
- a CDS encoding GyrI-like domain-containing protein, whose protein sequence is MPDIVEHPDRPYVGVRKTITMTTFGVVADRIAELIGWLAERGVGLAGAPFLRYHSIDMEADGLDVEAGVPVAAPVEGEGDIRAGVLPAGRYATVTHHGHPDQLAGVMDELLKWASGQGLKWDMTESGTTEHWGCRLELYQTDPRVQPDPAEWDTVVEFRLA